Proteins encoded within one genomic window of Christensenellaceae bacterium:
- a CDS encoding helix-turn-helix domain-containing protein: MGRKKFEMCQIRFDDNKTLDEKILSMFSTENLLNCFSDEHVDEYQKIFDDPRVKTLLHDEDLMQTIKILFERGFNKISTVSNQAYIHRNTMLYRIQKIKTLIGLDVRNFDHAMAIKNLLVIRDRVY; this comes from the coding sequence GTGGGAAGAAAGAAGTTTGAAATGTGTCAGATAAGGTTTGATGATAACAAAACTCTGGATGAAAAAATCCTGTCTATGTTCAGCACCGAAAATCTGCTGAATTGTTTTAGTGATGAGCATGTTGACGAGTATCAGAAGATTTTTGACGACCCGAGGGTTAAAACACTGCTTCATGACGAAGATTTGATGCAGACAATCAAAATTCTGTTTGAGCGTGGATTTAACAAAATAAGTACAGTCAGCAATCAGGCGTATATTCACCGCAACACCATGCTTTATAGAATTCAAAAGATAAAGACGTTGATTGGGCTGGATGTGCGCAACTTTGACCATGCCATGGCCATAAAAAATTTGCTGGTTATAAGAGATAGAGTATATTAG